In Primulina eburnea isolate SZY01 chromosome 3, ASM2296580v1, whole genome shotgun sequence, one DNA window encodes the following:
- the LOC140826218 gene encoding chlorophyll a-b binding protein CP29.1, chloroplastic-like: protein MAAASTTAAAAQSFIGTRLPVSRSGSFRVQAAFSFGKKKKAAAKKPAKKFSTDRPLWFPGATSPDYLDGSLIGDYGFDPFGLGKPAEYLQFELDSLDQNLAKNPAGDIIGTRTEVADVKSTPFQPYSEVFGLQRFRECELIHGRWAMLATLGAITVEWLTGITWQDAGKVELVDGSSYLGLPLPFSMSTLIWIEVLLIGYIEFQRNAELDPEKRLYPGGSYFDPLGLASDPEKKATLQLAEIKHARLAMLGFLGFAVQAAATGKGPLNNWATHLSDPLHTTIFDTFGLFS from the exons ATGGCCGCCGCCTCCACAACCGCCGCCGCGGCACAATCCTTCATCGGCACCCGCCTCCCTGTATCCCGCTCCGGCTCGTTCAGGGTTCAGGCCGCGTTCTCATTCGGTAAAAAAAAGAAAGCGGCCGCCAAGAAACCCGCGAAGAAGTTCTCCACTGATCGGCCTTTGTGGTTTCCCGGCGCCACATCTCCCGATTATCTCGATGGGTCCCTCATCGGAGACTACGGGTTCGACCCGTTTGGTCTGGGCAAGCCCGCTGAATACCTGCAATTCGAGTTGGACTCGCTGGACCAGAACCTGGCCAAGAACCCCGCCGGTGACATTATCGGGACCAGAACCGAGGTCGCCGACGTGAAATCGACGCCGTTTCAGCCTTACAGCGAGGTGTTCGGGCTGCAGAGGTTCAGGGAATGCGAGCTGATCCACGGCAGGTGGGCCATGCTCGCCACTCTTGGCGCCATCACTGTTGAGTGGCTCACCGGTATTACCTGGCAAGATGCTGGAAAG GTTGAGTTGGTCGACGGATCCTCATATCTTGGGCTACCACTCCCATTCTCCATGTCCACATTGATCTGGATTGAGGTGTTGCTCATTGGGTACATCGAGTTCCAGAGGAACGCCGAGCTCGACCCGGAGAAAAGGCTGTATCCTGGTGGATCCTACTTTGACCCGTTGGGCCTCGCATCCGACCCGGAGAAGAAGGCCACCCTCCAGCTGGCTGAGATCAAGCACGCCCGCCTTGCCATGCTCGGGTTCTTGGGCTTCGCCGTGCAGGCTGCTGCCACGGGCAAAGGCCCACTTAACAACTGGGCCACCCATTTGAGCGACCCGCTCCACACCACCATTTTCGACACCTTCGGACTTTTCTCTTGA